One segment of Zhihengliuella halotolerans DNA contains the following:
- a CDS encoding glutathione S-transferase family protein has translation MSGKQSPTEHSTRGAYVTGGEFTRDTNYIEDRIVADVEAVSALSTAEPSTIGQLGAGLTEGARAWPVEAGRYRLVAARACPWANRAIIVRRLLGLEDVISLGTPGPTHDVRSWTFDLDEGGRDPVLGTERLQENYFERFPDYPRGITVPAIVDVSSGGVVTNDYPQMTLDFATQWRQFHREGAPDLLPADKAEEMFGVIKRVFTEVNNGVYRCGFAGDQTAYDEAYDRLWAAMDWLEERLSTRRYLMGESITEADVRLFTTLVRFDPVYHGHFKCNRNKLDQMPALWGYARDLFQTPGFGDTVDFDQIKRHYYVVHEDINPTGIVPAGPDLSGWLTEHGREALGGTPFGTGTAPGPVRPGEQVAPGANPLTA, from the coding sequence ATGAGCGGGAAGCAATCCCCGACCGAACACTCGACTCGCGGCGCGTACGTCACGGGTGGCGAGTTCACGCGGGACACCAACTACATCGAGGACCGCATCGTCGCCGACGTCGAGGCCGTCTCCGCGCTGTCGACCGCGGAACCGAGCACGATCGGCCAACTCGGGGCCGGACTGACCGAGGGGGCGCGGGCGTGGCCCGTCGAGGCCGGGCGCTACCGCCTCGTCGCGGCCCGCGCGTGCCCGTGGGCCAACCGCGCGATCATCGTCCGCCGCCTGCTCGGGCTCGAGGACGTCATCTCGCTAGGCACGCCGGGACCTACGCACGACGTGCGCTCCTGGACGTTCGACCTCGACGAGGGTGGACGCGACCCCGTGCTCGGCACGGAGCGCCTGCAGGAGAACTACTTCGAGCGCTTCCCGGACTACCCGCGCGGCATCACCGTCCCGGCGATCGTGGATGTCTCCTCCGGCGGGGTCGTCACCAACGATTACCCGCAGATGACCCTCGACTTCGCGACCCAGTGGCGGCAGTTCCACCGCGAGGGCGCACCGGACCTGCTCCCAGCCGACAAGGCGGAGGAGATGTTCGGTGTCATCAAGCGCGTCTTCACCGAGGTCAACAACGGCGTCTACCGTTGCGGCTTCGCCGGGGACCAGACGGCCTACGACGAGGCCTACGACCGCCTCTGGGCCGCGATGGACTGGCTCGAGGAACGCCTGAGCACGCGCCGCTACCTCATGGGCGAGTCCATCACGGAGGCCGACGTGCGCCTCTTCACGACGCTCGTGCGCTTCGACCCCGTCTACCACGGCCACTTCAAGTGCAACCGCAACAAGCTTGATCAGATGCCCGCGCTCTGGGGCTACGCCCGCGACCTGTTCCAGACGCCCGGTTTCGGCGACACGGTCGACTTCGACCAGATCAAGCGCCACTACTACGTCGTGCACGAGGACATCAACCCGACTGGCATCGTCCCGGCGGGCCCGGACCTCTCCGGCTGGCTCACCGAGCACGGCCGCGAGGCGCTCGGCGGCACGCCCTTCGGCACCGGCACCGCGCCGGGCCCCGTCCGCCCGGGCGAGCAGGTCGCCCCTGGAGCCAACCCGCTGACCGCCTGA
- a CDS encoding NADPH-dependent FMN reductase, whose protein sequence is MTRIAVLTGSTRPGRLNPQVAEWTLTEARKARPDIEFELVDIADYNLPLLDEPYPASKMKYQHEHTKVWSAKIGSFDGFVFVTAEYNHAPSPALMNAIDYLFAEWGDKAAGIVSYGGAKGARAVEVLRGILSAVGVAHVQKTVMFALGADFDDGTFAPSDRAAGALASMLEQVVALTRALETVRKQEVTA, encoded by the coding sequence ATGACCAGGATCGCTGTTCTGACCGGATCGACCCGCCCCGGGCGGCTGAATCCCCAAGTGGCCGAGTGGACGCTGACCGAGGCCCGGAAGGCGAGGCCCGACATCGAGTTCGAGCTCGTCGACATCGCCGATTACAACCTGCCGCTGCTCGACGAGCCGTACCCGGCGTCGAAAATGAAGTACCAGCACGAGCACACCAAGGTGTGGTCGGCGAAGATCGGCTCGTTCGACGGGTTCGTGTTCGTCACCGCCGAGTACAACCACGCCCCGTCGCCGGCGCTGATGAACGCGATCGACTACCTCTTCGCCGAGTGGGGTGACAAGGCGGCGGGCATCGTCTCCTACGGCGGGGCGAAGGGCGCCCGCGCCGTGGAGGTCCTGCGCGGAATCCTCTCCGCCGTCGGCGTCGCCCACGTCCAGAAGACCGTCATGTTCGCCCTGGGCGCCGATTTCGACGACGGGACGTTTGCGCCGTCCGACCGCGCCGCCGGAGCGCTGGCGTCGATGCTCGAGCAGGTCGTCGCGTTGACGCGCGCCCTGGAAACCGTTCGAAAGCAGGAGGTCACGGCATGA
- a CDS encoding GNAT family N-acetyltransferase → MTEQESNAAIVVRENTEKLRYELVDTEAEGGAVIGGAYYLGYGENERIFYHTVVDEAYGGRGLAGVLAQTALEETVAAGLKIVPVCPYIKRYVTKHAEEFAGHVVSVKPVHLDALK, encoded by the coding sequence ATGACCGAGCAGGAGAGCAACGCCGCGATCGTGGTGCGCGAGAACACCGAGAAGCTCCGCTATGAGCTGGTGGACACCGAAGCCGAGGGAGGTGCCGTGATCGGCGGGGCGTACTACCTCGGGTACGGCGAGAACGAGCGGATCTTCTACCACACGGTGGTCGACGAGGCCTATGGCGGCCGCGGCCTCGCCGGCGTGCTGGCGCAGACCGCGCTGGAGGAGACGGTGGCCGCGGGCCTGAAGATCGTGCCCGTGTGCCCCTACATCAAGCGGTACGTGACCAAGCACGCGGAGGAGTTCGCGGGGCACGTAGTCTCCGTCAAGCCGGTCCACCTCGATGCGCTGAAGTAG
- a CDS encoding pirin family protein, whose product MSDLERAPEAVTCQAGDPCDGVVFLEPRDVPLGGLRSMDVRRTLPQRERSLIGAWCFLDHYGPDHVAATGGMNVARHPHTGLATVSWLFSGAVEHIDSAGHQATVRPGELNLMTAGRGISHSEFSTPETDLLHGAQLWLALPDAARGKEPDFEHYAPEPVAGEGAELRVFLGSLGGSMSPVVTDHPTLGAEILLEPGAEIVLDLDPSFEHGLLLDDGDLSLDDETLPRDHLAYLPTGRDAVVLSAGEKRVRALIIGGEPFPEKIVMWWNFVGRAHEEIVAHRAAWQAEIDADPAPAPNGGEYDDGAPYPRFGTFPEGTPAPLPAPAMPHARLRAREQ is encoded by the coding sequence ATGAGCGATCTGGAGCGCGCCCCCGAGGCCGTGACCTGCCAAGCCGGCGACCCGTGCGACGGCGTCGTCTTCCTCGAGCCGCGCGATGTGCCCCTCGGCGGACTGCGCAGCATGGATGTGCGCCGCACGCTGCCCCAGCGCGAGCGCAGCCTCATCGGCGCGTGGTGCTTCCTCGACCACTACGGCCCCGACCACGTCGCCGCGACCGGCGGCATGAACGTCGCCCGGCACCCGCACACCGGCCTGGCCACGGTCAGCTGGCTCTTTTCGGGCGCGGTCGAGCACATCGACTCTGCCGGCCACCAGGCGACCGTGAGGCCGGGCGAACTCAACCTGATGACCGCCGGGCGCGGCATCAGCCACTCCGAGTTCTCCACCCCCGAGACCGACCTGCTGCACGGCGCCCAGCTGTGGCTCGCCCTGCCGGACGCGGCTCGGGGCAAGGAACCGGATTTCGAGCACTACGCGCCGGAGCCCGTCGCCGGCGAGGGCGCCGAGCTGCGCGTCTTCCTCGGCTCACTCGGCGGGAGCATGTCTCCGGTCGTTACGGACCATCCGACGCTCGGCGCGGAGATCCTGCTCGAACCGGGGGCGGAGATTGTGCTCGATCTCGACCCGTCCTTCGAGCACGGCCTGCTGCTGGACGACGGCGACCTGTCGCTCGATGACGAAACCCTGCCCCGTGATCACCTGGCGTACTTGCCGACCGGACGCGACGCCGTCGTCCTCTCGGCGGGAGAAAAGCGCGTGCGGGCGCTCATCATCGGCGGGGAGCCGTTCCCGGAGAAGATCGTGATGTGGTGGAACTTCGTCGGCCGCGCGCACGAGGAGATCGTCGCCCACCGCGCCGCCTGGCAGGCGGAGATCGACGCCGATCCGGCCCCCGCGCCGAACGGCGGGGAGTACGACGACGGCGCGCCCTACCCGCGATTCGGCACCTTCCCCGAGGGCACGCCGGCGCCGCTGCCCGCACCGGCGATGCCCCACGCGCGACTGCGCGCCCGTGAACAGTAA
- a CDS encoding glucose-6-phosphate dehydrogenase produces the protein MTGTTLLILGASGDLTSRLLLPGLATLLSIETDRRVTLVGADLPQMSENAWRERVTAAFGRADAAEALPRVLGDTRYVAGDATDPHLLGRLLESLEVDSDSPLVIYFALPPQVSAAVCETLAGLDLPENTTLALEKPFGYDAQSAKDLNVLLSKSVPEDRVFRIDHFLGLYTVLNLLGLRFANRLFEPVWDRDSIEKVEIFYDETVTLEGRAGYFDRAGALRDMIQSHLLQVMAVVAMEPPASVGERDLRDAIGQVLRAARVVDPVADSRRARYTAGSIGERAVPDYAAEEGVDPELGTETLAEVEVEVANQRWAGVPFILRSGKSFAAVRKQVVVHFKPPAHIPDGLLGRDTPDTLTIDLRPDTFTLSLTTNGSGDAFTLGRTDLVGALGGSQLEPYGEVLSSMLDCNPRLAVRGDAAEECWRIVEPVLAAWSRDDVPLETYPAGSQGPEGWSSTR, from the coding sequence ATGACAGGTACCACCTTGCTGATCCTGGGCGCTTCGGGCGACCTGACCTCGCGCCTGCTCCTGCCGGGCCTCGCAACGCTGCTGAGCATTGAGACCGACCGCCGCGTGACCTTGGTCGGCGCGGACCTGCCTCAGATGTCCGAGAACGCGTGGCGGGAGCGGGTGACGGCTGCGTTCGGGCGTGCGGATGCCGCCGAGGCACTGCCGCGCGTGCTCGGCGACACCCGCTACGTTGCCGGCGACGCCACCGATCCCCACCTCTTGGGCAGGCTGCTCGAATCCCTCGAGGTCGACTCGGACTCTCCCCTGGTGATCTACTTCGCGCTGCCTCCCCAGGTCAGCGCAGCGGTCTGCGAGACGCTGGCCGGGCTGGACCTGCCGGAGAACACGACGCTCGCCCTCGAGAAACCCTTCGGCTACGACGCCCAGTCGGCCAAGGACCTCAACGTGTTGCTCTCCAAGTCGGTGCCCGAGGACCGGGTCTTCCGCATCGACCACTTCCTCGGGCTGTACACGGTCCTGAACCTGCTCGGCCTGCGCTTCGCGAACCGGCTCTTCGAACCCGTCTGGGACCGGGACTCGATCGAGAAGGTCGAGATCTTCTACGACGAGACGGTCACCCTCGAAGGCCGGGCCGGCTACTTCGACCGGGCCGGCGCCTTGCGGGACATGATCCAGTCGCACCTCTTGCAGGTCATGGCCGTCGTCGCGATGGAACCGCCCGCGAGCGTCGGCGAACGGGACCTCCGCGACGCGATCGGACAGGTGCTGCGGGCCGCCCGGGTCGTCGATCCCGTCGCCGATTCGCGGCGCGCCCGCTACACGGCCGGGTCGATCGGCGAGCGCGCGGTGCCCGACTACGCGGCGGAGGAGGGCGTCGACCCGGAGCTCGGCACCGAAACCCTCGCCGAGGTGGAGGTCGAGGTCGCGAACCAGCGGTGGGCCGGGGTCCCCTTCATCCTGCGCAGCGGCAAGTCGTTCGCCGCGGTCCGCAAGCAGGTGGTGGTGCACTTCAAGCCGCCGGCGCACATCCCCGACGGCCTCCTCGGCCGCGACACCCCGGACACCCTGACGATCGACCTGCGCCCGGACACGTTCACGCTGTCCCTGACGACCAACGGCTCGGGCGACGCGTTCACGCTCGGCAGGACGGACCTGGTCGGCGCGCTCGGTGGCAGCCAGCTCGAACCTTACGGCGAGGTGCTCTCCTCGATGCTGGACTGCAATCCGCGCCTCGCCGTGCGCGGGGATGCTGCGGAGGAGTGCTGGCGGATCGTCGAACCGGTACTCGCCGCGTGGTCGCGCGACGACGTCCCGCTGGAGACCTACCCTGCCGGCTCGCAGGGGCCGGAGGGTTGGTCCAGCACCCGCTGA
- a CDS encoding ATP-binding cassette domain-containing protein, with protein MAQLTARSLSLGYDKSTIVANLSLDLPAGEVTMIVGANGCGKSTLLRGMSRLLKPSGGSVVLDGKDIHSQPAREIAKVLGLLPQTPVAPDGITVRELVGRGRYPHQGWFRRWSAEDDDAVARAMHATGTEELADRAIDELSGGQRQRVWIAMALAQETDLLLLDEPTTYLDVAHQLEVLDVVADLNRRRGTTVAIVLHDLNLAARYADHLIALKSGEIYAQGHPAAVVTEKMVQEVFGMPSRVIPDPVAGTPLVLPIGRNRVVRDVNHDENASRAAAGRPTGTLPSVASAPQGGDDVAPTGGLRPALEACPTLAFTLRAVATTTLSPSYRRVTFTGEDLAHFGTGGHPLDLRIKLVIPGDSGGVDHFAALRPDGQIDDADVTAWYRTWLQIEPAERGWLRTYSIRSYRPAGHPGNLGEYPEIDVDFVLHVERVDGELVGGPASVWAATAEPGQTITMLGPNAALCGTDYAGIEFRPGTARRILLAGDETAAPAICSILETLPPGMTGNAFIEVPSVDDIQGSFTRSGVSVQWLPRGSRPHGELLETAVRSAVAIPAAGAVVAGREPEDIDVDETILWETAGGGNQPFYAWLAGEAGTIKELRRYLVRDAGMNRKQVSFMGYWRRGKSEM; from the coding sequence ATGGCCCAACTTACTGCCCGGTCGCTGAGCCTGGGATACGACAAGTCCACCATCGTCGCCAACCTGTCGCTGGATCTGCCGGCCGGTGAGGTCACGATGATCGTCGGCGCGAACGGCTGCGGGAAGTCCACGCTGCTGCGCGGCATGTCCCGCCTGCTCAAGCCCTCCGGCGGCTCCGTTGTGCTCGACGGCAAAGACATCCACTCCCAGCCCGCCCGCGAGATCGCCAAGGTGCTCGGCCTGCTGCCGCAGACGCCCGTCGCCCCCGACGGCATCACCGTGCGCGAGCTGGTCGGCCGCGGCCGCTACCCGCACCAGGGCTGGTTCCGCCGCTGGTCCGCGGAGGACGACGACGCCGTCGCACGCGCCATGCACGCAACCGGCACCGAGGAACTCGCCGACCGCGCGATCGACGAGCTCTCCGGCGGCCAGCGCCAGCGCGTGTGGATCGCGATGGCGCTCGCCCAGGAGACGGACCTGCTGCTGCTCGACGAGCCGACCACCTACCTCGACGTCGCCCACCAGCTCGAGGTGCTCGACGTCGTCGCCGACCTCAACCGCCGTCGCGGCACCACGGTGGCGATCGTCTTGCACGACCTCAACCTCGCGGCGCGCTACGCCGACCACCTGATCGCCCTCAAGAGCGGGGAGATCTACGCGCAGGGCCACCCGGCCGCCGTCGTGACCGAGAAGATGGTGCAGGAGGTGTTCGGCATGCCGAGTCGCGTCATTCCCGACCCGGTCGCCGGGACGCCGCTCGTGTTGCCGATCGGGCGCAACCGGGTCGTGCGCGACGTCAACCACGACGAGAACGCCTCGCGCGCCGCGGCCGGCCGGCCGACGGGGACGCTGCCCTCCGTTGCCTCCGCGCCCCAGGGGGGCGACGACGTCGCACCGACAGGCGGGCTGCGCCCGGCCCTCGAAGCCTGCCCCACGCTGGCGTTCACCCTGCGCGCCGTGGCGACGACGACGCTGAGCCCGAGCTACCGCCGGGTCACGTTTACCGGCGAGGACCTCGCGCACTTCGGCACCGGCGGGCACCCGCTGGATCTGCGCATCAAGCTCGTCATCCCGGGTGACAGCGGGGGAGTGGACCACTTCGCCGCGCTGCGCCCCGACGGGCAGATCGACGACGCGGACGTCACGGCGTGGTACCGGACCTGGCTGCAGATCGAGCCGGCCGAGCGCGGCTGGCTGCGCACGTATTCGATCCGCTCGTACCGGCCCGCGGGGCACCCGGGGAACCTGGGCGAGTACCCGGAGATCGACGTCGATTTCGTCCTGCACGTCGAGCGCGTCGACGGCGAACTCGTCGGCGGCCCGGCCTCGGTGTGGGCGGCGACGGCCGAGCCCGGGCAGACGATCACGATGCTCGGACCGAACGCCGCGCTGTGCGGGACGGACTACGCGGGCATCGAGTTCCGCCCGGGAACCGCCCGGCGCATCCTGCTCGCCGGCGACGAGACGGCGGCTCCGGCGATCTGCTCGATCCTGGAGACGCTGCCGCCCGGCATGACGGGCAACGCGTTCATCGAGGTCCCGTCGGTCGACGACATCCAGGGGTCCTTCACGCGCTCCGGGGTCTCCGTGCAGTGGCTGCCGCGCGGGTCTCGGCCTCACGGCGAGCTCCTGGAGACGGCCGTGCGCTCGGCTGTGGCGATCCCGGCGGCCGGCGCGGTCGTCGCGGGCCGCGAGCCGGAGGACATCGACGTCGACGAGACGATCCTGTGGGAGACGGCCGGCGGTGGAAACCAGCCGTTCTACGCGTGGCTGGCCGGCGAGGCGGGGACCATCAAGGAGTTGCGCCGGTACCTCGTGCGCGACGCCGGCATGAACCGCAAGCAGGTCTCGTTCATGGGCTACTGGCGGCGCGGCAAGTCCGAGATGTAG
- a CDS encoding FecCD family ABC transporter permease, whose amino-acid sequence MLKRAESAPAPADAHASGGVLPSAARSSARRVRRVAAILAGVVVVLFIARVMLGSPFVYVDELVRIFAGETLPGLSFIVLEHRLPAATVGAMAGAALGLSGTVFQTLLRNPLASPDVIGVGYGAATAAVTGMLVFGLAGPLLSLVAFAGGLVVALFVYFMADSGKHTGGRFILIGIGVAAMLQAVMNYLLTRTDVRAAGDALHWLVGSLSTSTWERAGTMLVSLVVLVPLTALAVSKLQILELGDDAASGLGLDVRRTRAGLVVLGVALSACTIAVTGPIAFVAFLAGPLARLLVGRTNFACSALVGAVLVLAADFAGANLFGDISLPAGVITGALGAPFLLWLLVRSNKQGMGG is encoded by the coding sequence GTGCTCAAGCGTGCAGAAAGCGCTCCGGCGCCCGCGGACGCCCACGCGAGCGGCGGTGTTCTCCCGAGCGCTGCGCGCAGTTCGGCGCGCCGCGTGCGCCGGGTGGCGGCGATCCTCGCGGGCGTCGTCGTCGTGCTCTTCATCGCCCGGGTGATGCTCGGCAGCCCGTTCGTCTACGTCGACGAGCTCGTGCGCATCTTCGCCGGCGAGACCTTGCCGGGGCTGAGCTTCATCGTGCTGGAGCACCGGCTGCCCGCCGCGACGGTCGGCGCGATGGCCGGGGCCGCGCTGGGCCTCTCCGGCACCGTATTCCAGACCCTGCTGCGCAACCCGCTGGCCAGCCCGGACGTCATCGGTGTCGGCTACGGAGCGGCGACGGCGGCGGTGACCGGCATGCTCGTGTTCGGTCTGGCCGGCCCGTTGCTGAGCCTCGTGGCGTTCGCCGGCGGCCTCGTCGTGGCCCTCTTCGTGTACTTCATGGCCGACTCCGGCAAGCACACCGGCGGTCGTTTCATCCTCATCGGCATCGGCGTCGCCGCGATGCTGCAGGCGGTCATGAACTACCTGCTCACGCGCACCGACGTCCGCGCCGCGGGCGACGCCCTGCACTGGCTCGTCGGTTCACTCTCGACGAGCACGTGGGAACGGGCGGGAACGATGCTCGTGAGCCTCGTCGTGCTCGTGCCGCTGACCGCGCTGGCCGTTTCCAAGCTGCAGATCCTCGAGCTCGGCGACGACGCCGCCAGCGGGCTCGGCCTCGACGTCCGCCGCACCCGCGCCGGGCTCGTCGTCCTTGGCGTCGCCCTCAGCGCGTGCACGATCGCGGTGACCGGCCCGATCGCGTTCGTGGCGTTCCTCGCGGGCCCGCTCGCGAGGCTGCTCGTCGGCCGCACCAATTTCGCCTGCTCGGCGCTCGTGGGCGCGGTCCTCGTCCTCGCCGCCGACTTCGCGGGCGCCAACCTCTTCGGCGATATCAGCCTCCCCGCGGGAGTGATCACGGGCGCCCTCGGCGCACCGTTCCTGCTCTGGCTGCTGGTGCGCTCCAACAAACAAGGAATGGGAGGCTGA
- a CDS encoding FecCD family ABC transporter permease: protein MTETLRTGDEVTTAASTSVAAKPVPVGRALATGLVLVAAVVVLSGISLAVGARATSLPVVWQALTAYDPTITDHVVIQARIPRTVTGLVVGAALALAGAAMQGITRNPLADPGILGLNAGAALAVVLGIHLFGITSVSGYSWFAFAGAAFAAVVIYLVASLGREGATPVKLALAGAALAAGLASIMHAVLLMDQTALDGFRFWQVGVLGARSVAEVATMVPFIAVGTVLALASTRLFNALALGDDAATGLGVRVGRGRIVSGLGVVLLAGGATALAGPIAFLGLVVPHALRLLVGADYRHLLPLSILAGPVLLLGADVLGRVVLPPSEVQVGVMTAVIGAPVFIWLIRTRKQVTL, encoded by the coding sequence ATGACCGAGACGTTGCGCACCGGGGACGAGGTCACGACGGCGGCCAGCACGTCCGTCGCGGCGAAGCCGGTCCCCGTGGGCCGTGCCCTGGCGACGGGACTCGTGCTGGTCGCGGCCGTCGTCGTCCTCTCCGGGATCTCCCTGGCCGTGGGCGCGCGCGCGACGAGCCTGCCCGTCGTGTGGCAGGCGCTGACCGCCTATGACCCGACGATCACTGACCACGTGGTCATCCAGGCGCGCATCCCGCGAACGGTGACGGGGCTCGTCGTGGGTGCGGCCCTCGCCCTGGCGGGCGCCGCGATGCAGGGCATCACCCGCAACCCGCTGGCCGACCCGGGCATCCTCGGCCTGAACGCCGGAGCCGCGCTCGCGGTCGTCCTCGGCATCCACCTGTTCGGGATCACGAGCGTCTCCGGATACTCCTGGTTCGCCTTCGCCGGTGCCGCCTTCGCCGCGGTCGTCATCTACCTGGTCGCCAGTCTGGGTCGCGAGGGTGCCACCCCGGTCAAGCTCGCGCTCGCCGGCGCCGCGCTGGCTGCCGGGCTGGCGTCGATCATGCACGCGGTCCTGCTCATGGACCAGACGGCGCTCGACGGGTTCCGCTTCTGGCAGGTCGGCGTGCTCGGCGCCCGCAGCGTCGCCGAGGTGGCGACCATGGTGCCGTTCATCGCTGTCGGGACGGTGCTCGCGCTGGCCTCGACGCGCCTGTTCAATGCGCTGGCCCTCGGCGACGACGCCGCGACCGGGCTCGGCGTGCGCGTCGGGCGCGGCCGTATCGTCTCGGGGCTCGGCGTCGTGCTGCTCGCCGGCGGCGCGACGGCGCTGGCCGGGCCGATCGCGTTCCTCGGCCTCGTCGTCCCGCACGCCCTCCGGCTCCTGGTCGGCGCCGACTACCGGCATCTGCTGCCTCTGAGCATCCTCGCCGGCCCGGTGCTGCTGCTCGGCGCAGACGTGCTCGGCCGCGTCGTCCTGCCGCCGAGCGAGGTGCAGGTCGGCGTCATGACCGCGGTGATCGGCGCCCCCGTCTTCATCTGGCTCATCCGGACCCGGAAGCAGGTGACTCTCTAG
- a CDS encoding MBL fold metallo-hydrolase produces MVDSSQPTPVSAFASMLLAPNPGPMTLDGTQSYAVRFPGHDSVVVVDPGPADDAHLTALAALGDVALVLITHHHPDHTAGIDRLHDLTGAPVRAAAAEFCRPAATGHPAHGTDAGRTLRHGEVIEAAGVQIKVLATPGHTSDSMSFFLPDDGAHGAMITGDTILGRGTTILDFPDGTLGDYLETLETLSGFGDAKVLPAHGGTLPSLASIACAYRAHREERIAQVRAAVELIEGGRAGAEGPAAATVAEVADVVYADVDPSVRSAAEHSVAAQLAYLHGEDHR; encoded by the coding sequence ATGGTCGATTCTTCTCAGCCGACGCCCGTTTCCGCGTTCGCCTCGATGCTGCTCGCACCCAACCCGGGCCCGATGACCCTCGACGGCACGCAATCCTACGCCGTGCGGTTCCCGGGTCACGACTCCGTCGTGGTGGTCGATCCGGGGCCCGCCGACGACGCGCACCTGACCGCGCTGGCCGCGCTCGGCGACGTCGCCCTGGTCTTGATCACGCACCATCACCCCGACCACACGGCGGGCATCGATCGACTGCACGACCTGACCGGTGCGCCCGTCCGGGCCGCGGCGGCCGAGTTCTGCCGACCCGCCGCGACCGGCCACCCCGCCCACGGCACGGACGCCGGCCGGACACTGCGACACGGCGAAGTGATCGAAGCGGCCGGGGTTCAGATCAAGGTCCTGGCCACGCCCGGACACACCTCGGACTCGATGAGCTTCTTCCTGCCCGACGACGGGGCGCACGGCGCGATGATCACCGGCGACACGATCCTCGGGCGCGGGACGACGATCCTCGACTTCCCGGATGGAACCCTCGGCGACTACCTCGAGACCCTCGAGACGCTGTCCGGGTTCGGGGACGCGAAGGTCCTGCCCGCCCATGGCGGGACGCTGCCGTCCCTCGCGTCGATCGCCTGCGCCTACCGTGCCCACCGCGAGGAGCGGATCGCCCAGGTGCGCGCCGCCGTCGAACTGATCGAGGGCGGGCGCGCGGGCGCCGAAGGCCCCGCAGCGGCGACCGTGGCCGAGGTGGCCGACGTCGTCTACGCGGACGTCGACCCCTCGGTCCGGTCGGCTGCGGAGCACTCCGTCGCCGCCCAGCTGGCGTACCTTCACGGCGAGGATCACCGGTAG
- a CDS encoding iron-siderophore ABC transporter substrate-binding protein: MAFSRRVGLLAAAAATVLAASACSGAATGSSDSSEAATGAFPVTVDSIHGESVIPEQPERVVTVSWSNADTALALGVVPVGMPADAWGGGEDGTTAWVDDKLEELGAPLGSDGAPELYSEVDGVNFEAIAALEPDVILAGYSGLTKEEFDKLSKIAPVVGPQEENYQAPWQDVAKVTGEALGKPDEADQLVSDIESDFAAIAEDHPGIEDLTFIAANLDLAENTINVYAGGDTRQRLFETLGMTSAPVVEENTEEGAFFFEWSVERADELDSDILYTFIPEGNEMSDVTEDDLYSQIPAVANGGLVATRSNEETMSISAANVLGLPWALENVIPDFVETADGLIK; the protein is encoded by the coding sequence ATGGCCTTTTCCCGCCGCGTCGGCCTGCTCGCAGCAGCAGCCGCCACTGTTCTCGCCGCCTCCGCCTGCTCGGGCGCTGCGACGGGCTCCTCCGATTCCTCCGAAGCCGCGACCGGCGCGTTCCCCGTGACCGTCGACAGCATCCACGGGGAGAGCGTGATCCCGGAGCAGCCGGAGCGCGTCGTCACCGTCTCCTGGAGCAACGCCGATACCGCCCTGGCGCTCGGCGTCGTTCCGGTCGGCATGCCGGCCGATGCGTGGGGCGGTGGCGAGGACGGGACCACCGCCTGGGTGGACGACAAGCTCGAGGAGCTGGGCGCCCCGCTCGGATCGGACGGTGCGCCGGAGCTCTACAGCGAGGTCGACGGCGTGAACTTCGAGGCCATCGCCGCACTGGAGCCGGACGTCATCCTCGCGGGCTACTCCGGCCTGACCAAGGAGGAGTTCGACAAGCTCTCCAAGATCGCCCCCGTCGTCGGGCCGCAGGAGGAGAACTACCAGGCTCCGTGGCAGGACGTGGCGAAGGTCACGGGCGAGGCCCTCGGCAAGCCCGATGAGGCCGATCAGCTGGTCTCCGACATCGAGTCCGACTTCGCGGCCATCGCCGAGGATCACCCGGGTATCGAGGACCTGACCTTCATCGCCGCGAACCTGGACCTCGCAGAGAACACGATCAACGTCTACGCCGGCGGCGACACGCGCCAGCGCCTCTTCGAGACGCTCGGCATGACGTCGGCCCCGGTCGTCGAGGAGAACACCGAGGAGGGAGCCTTCTTCTTCGAGTGGTCGGTCGAGCGCGCTGACGAGCTGGACTCCGACATCCTCTACACCTTCATCCCGGAGGGCAACGAGATGTCGGACGTTACCGAGGACGACCTCTACTCGCAGATCCCGGCCGTCGCGAACGGCGGCCTCGTGGCCACACGCTCCAACGAGGAGACGATGTCCATCTCCGCGGCCAACGTCCTGGGTCTGCCGTGGGCGCTCGAGAACGTCATCCCGGACTTCGTCGAGACCGCCGACGGACTGATCAAGTAG